Sequence from the [Clostridium] scindens genome:
GCACCCATTGCCCGTTGATGGCAGTCTTCTCCCCGTATTCCACCGACCAGTAGGCCTCAAACCCGCGGAAATGATCGATCCGGAGGATATCAAGGACATCCAGCTGGTGCCGGATTCTGGAGATCCACCAGGTAAAGCCTTCTTCCTTATGGGCATCCCAGGCATACAGCGGATTACCCCACAGCTGTCCGGTGGCAGAGAAGTAATCCGGCGGGACCCCGGCCACCTTGAGGGGATAGCCGTCAGAATCCAGCTGGAAGAGATGCTGGCTGGCCCATACGTCTGCGCTGTCCATGGAAACAAATATGGGAATATCCCCGATAATCCGGATATCCTTTTGATTGGCATATTCTTTCAGGCGCATCCATTCATCAAAGAACAAGAACTGCGTAAATTGGTAGAAGCCAATGGCCTGTGACAGGCGGCTTCGAAGCTGCTCTTTTCTGTCTTCCGTGGGGGTGCGGTATTGCTCATCCCATTCCAGCCAGCTGCGCCCTTCATTTCGTTCCTTGCATGCCATGAACAGAGCATAGTCATTAAGCCAGTAGCCTTGTTCCTGGACGAACCTGTAAAAGCCTTCCTTCAGTTTCTGATTATCATAGCCATCTCTGAGGAATTCCTGATATGCTGCTTCCAGGATATGCTGCTTCCAGGGGATCAGTGTTCCATAGTCTACGCGCTCGTCATCGGAAGCAGGGCAGTCCTCCAGATCCTTATCTCCTACAAGTCCCAGACGCTTTAAGACGGAAGGGCTGATCAAGAGGGGCTGTCCGGCAAAGGCAGAAAAACTCTGGTAAGGCGAGTCTCCATATCCGGTGTGCGTAAGCGGCAGGATCTGCCAGAGATGCTGGCCTGCCGCTGCAAGAAAGTCTACGAATTCGTAGGCAGCCTCTCCAAGATCCCCAATCCCATAGGGCGATGGCAGCGAAGTCGGATGCAGCAGGATGCCGGAGAGTCTTTTTTTATCTTTCATGAGTTTCCTCCTTCTATACTATTTTCATACGAATAGACCTCATTATACTACAAATTTGGTATTTTTCCTAGCATTGCTGTGTATGATGTTAAAGAGAATATGCTCTTATGAGGGATTCTATGAAGAAACGATGGGGAATACTGCTGCTGGCCTTTTGTCTTCTTGGCCTGACGGCGTGCGCCGCAGGAAAGCTGGACACGGAGAAGATACGGGATATTGAATTTACGGTTCTTTCCAAAGAGGAGGTGCCGGAGGAATTCATGACACAGATAGAAGAAGAAAAGAGCGGTCAGATGAAGCTAAACTATGGGGATAAAGGATACCTGTACATAGCCAGAGGATACGGAACCAAGAAGACCACCGGCTATAGCGTGGAAGTTTCCCAATGCTATGAGACCGGGAATTCAGTCGTCCTAAAGACCGGCCTTCAAGGGCCCGGAAAAAAAGAGGAGATTCTTAAGAAGAAGACCTATCCTTACGTGGTAATAAAGATGGAGTATACAGATAAACAAGTAGTATTTAAGTAGGAGGCGCAGATATGGAATATGTAACAAAGCAGATGCAGACTTACAGGACTGGCAAGACCATCACGGACCAGTTCTACATTGATGACGATTATAATGTACCGGACGCGAAAAGCGATGTGAAGAGAGTCATACTTGGCGAGGGAACGCTGGCGGTTGAGGATATGAAGATTGTGGAAAATTATATCCGAGTGGCCGGCAAGCTGAACTTTAAGGTGCTTTATGTGACGGATGAGGGGGAGACACGCCTGTCCTGCCTGGAGGGACGGATTCCATTTGAAGAGATGATCTATCTGGAGCAAGATCCAGTGGGGGATCTGTTCATCCAGTCCTCAAGCGTAGATCTGACCGTCACGGCCATTCATTCCAGAAAATTAAATCTTAAGACCCTGGCTGAGATATCCATCTGCTCCGAAGGACGCAAGGAAGCGGAGATCACTACGGACATTGACAGTGATACGCCCCTTTATAAGCGGCATGAGAGCAAGGAACTGCTTCGGGTATTCACCACGAAAAAGGATACATACCGCATTAAGGAAGAGGTGTCCATCGGCGGAACGAAGGAGAATATCGGCACGCTTCTGTGGACGGAGGTCAATAGCAGGAAACTGGATACGAGGCTTGAGGCGGACGAACTGAAACTTCAGGGCGAACTGCTGCTTTTCTGTTTCTATGAGTCTCTGGATGGCAAGACGGACTGGATTGAACAGACAATTCCATATGAAGGACGTATAGAATGCTATGGAGTACAGGATAATATGTATCACCAGATATATCCGGAACTTACGGATGTGAACATCGACGTGCGGATGGATGAGGATGGAGAAATGCGCCTGATCGGAGTTGAGGCGACCCTGGAAGTACGGCTGATCATATATGAAGAAGAGCAGGTTGATATCCTGTCGGACATCTATTCCCTGGAGCAGGCGTGCACTCCAAGAGTGACAGAAGAGTGGATGGAGCAGCTCCTGCTGCAGAATCACTCCAAATGCAAGGTGACTGAGCAGCTCTCCCTCCCGGAGATCAAAGATGATATCCTGCAGATCTGCCACAGCAGCGCACGAATTCAGATCGAGCGGACGGAACCGGCAGACAATGGGATTCAGATTGAGGGCGTGCTGCACATCAGCTTCTTGTATGTAAAAGCGGATGATACCATACCTTTTGATACATGGCAGGGAATGATACCATTTTCCTATCTGCTTGAAGGCAACGAGACTTCCGCGGATATGGTCTATGGGCTGACTTCTGCGGTGGAGCAGCTCTCTATAGGACTTCTGGGCAGCGATGAGATTGAGATCAAGGCCGTTCTTGCATTTAACAGTTTCTTGAAGAAGCCAGTTCGGATCATGAACATCGAGGAAGTGGAGTTTGCGCCTATTGATATGGAAGAGGTGGAAAGAAGGCCTGGAATTACCGGCTACATCGTGAGAGAAGGCGACGCGCTGTGGGATCTTGCCAAGAGATACAGCACCACGGTAGAAGGAATCATGGAGGTAAACGGACTGGAAAAAGAGGAGATAAAACCAGGGGATAAGATATTGATTTTTAAGGAGAATATGAGTATACTGTAGGTACACTGTATACAAGATACAAGGAGAAAACATATGGATAAACTGGACTTAAAAGCACTGGGAAAGATAAATCTGGGACTGGATGTATTGGGCAAGAGAGAGAATGGCTACCATGACGTACGAATGGTAATGCAGACAGTGTATCTCTATGACCAGATTCGCATTGAGAAGAGGAAGGAGCCGGGAATCAGCCTGTCCACCAACCTGTTCTACCTGCCGGTCAATGAGAATAATCTGGCTTATCGGGCGGCCAGCCTGCTGATGGAGGAATTCCAGATCAAGGAGGGAGTGAAGATCACCCTGGATAAGCATATTCCAGTGGCTGCCGGGATGGCTGGAGGAAGCTCCAATGCAGCAGCAGTCTTATTTGGAATCAACCGTATGTTTTCGCTTGGACTGTCACAGAAAGACCTGATGGAACGCGCAGTGTCGCTGGGAGCCGATGTGCCTTATTGTATCATGAGGGGAACCGTGCTGGCAGAAGGAATCGGAGAGATCCTGACGCCCCTTCCGGATATGCCCAAATGCCATGTCCTGCTCTCCAAGCCGCCGATCAGCGTTTCTACCAAGTTAGTTTATGAGAAGTTGGATTCTTATGACAGTATTGAACATCCGGACATTGATGGAATCATAAAGGGGCTAAAAGATGGGGATATTAAGAAGGTAGCCGCGAGCATGGGCAATGTGCTGGAAAATGTAACCATAGAGGAACATCCGGTCATCGAAGAGATTAAGAACGTGATGCGCAAGGAAGGCGCGCTAAATGCCATGATGAGCGGAAGCGGCCCCACTGTATTCGGGCTGTTCGAAGACAAGAAGAAGGCCAAGAAGGCCGCTGCCAGGATAAAGGAGTTACAATTAGCGAAGCAGGCGTACGTGACCAGCGTACATAATGCAAGGAGGAAATAAATGATGGAACCGAACTTTAAAGTGAATATGAATGAGTACCTGCCTCTACGGGACGTGGTGTTCAATACGCTTCGCCAGGCGATCCTGCGAGGCGAGCTAAAGCCGGGCGAGAGGCTTATGGAGATCCAGCTTGCCAATAAGCTGGGAGTTAGCCGCACGCCGATCAGGGAGGCCATCCGCAAGCTGGAGTTGGAAGGCCTTGTCCTGATGATTCCAAGAAAAGGGGCCGAGGTGGCTGAGATTACAGAGAAGAGCCTAAGAGACGTCCTGGAAGTGCGAAGAGCGTTGGAAGAACTGTCTGTACAGCTGGCGTGCGAGAAGATCACCAAAGAAGAGATACGCGAGCTGGAACGCGTGGCAAAGGAGTTCCAGCAGGTAGTAAAGAGCAGCGATATTACCGAGATCGCGGAAGTGGACGTTCGTTTCCATGATATTATCTATACAGCGACGGATAACCAGAAGCTGATCCAGCTCCTTAACAACCTGCGTGAGCAGATGTATCGCTACCGGGTAGAGTATCTGAAGCGGGACGGCGTGTTTCCTCAGCTTATTGCCGAGCATGAGGCGATCATCCGTCATATTGAGAATAACGAGAAAGAGAAGGCCACGGAGGTCATGTGCAGGCATATTGACAACCAGGTAGAGGCGGTGATCGACGTGATCCGGGCAAAACATAACTAGCAGCTGAATAAAAGGCCTTTCATATGTCAAGACTCCTAATAACAGTGAAGGAGGTACGTTACATATGGAAGGAAAGAAAAATTATTTGGAAAGATATAGAATCAGACAGATCATCTGTGTTATACTTGGAATCTGCATTGCCCTGGCCGCAACGCTGATTCTTACCGCAAGCCGCATGAAGCAGGTGGACGCGAAGGTCGCGCGTACCCAGGAGTCGCTGGCGAAGGAAGTATTCCGCTTCCATGTGCTGGCCAACAGCGACAGCGACGAGGATCAGGCAGTGAAGCTGAAGGTGCGGGACGCAGTCATTACTTATATGAAGGAAAGCATGGATGAAGAGATAGAAGGAAGTACGGATGCAAAGGATACGAAGGAGTGGGCCAAGGCCCATCTGGAGGAACTGGAGCAGGTAGCCGACCGCGTGATCAAAAAGGAAGGATATTCCTATCAGGCGGAGGCGGAAGTGACCACCTGCTATTTTCCAGATAAGCGTTACGGAGACATCCTGTTTCCGCAAGGAGATTACGAGGCGCTCAGGATTAAGCTTGGAAAGGCCCAAGGCCATAACTGGTGGTGCGTCCTGTATCCCAATCTGTGCTTTACCAATTCAACCTGTGCCGTAGTCAGCGATGATGGGAAAGAAGAACTGAAAGAAGCGCTGACGGCAGAAGAATACGAGATGGTTACCGCTACCTCGGACTTTAAGATAAAATGGTTCTTTTTCGGAGAGGATTCCGAAGAGGATTAGGAGAAACATGGAGGCAGTTTTCATGACTGAATTTTTAGTTAGACATTTTGTTAAGAACCACGAAGACGTTGAAAAGGTGTCTGTCCGCACCGCCTATGGAGTATTGGCGAGCGTGGTGGGCATCTTTTGCAACGTTCTTTTGTTTGTGGTCAAGGGGGCTGTAGGATTCTTCCTGCACAGCGTCTCTGTCATGGCAGATGCGTTCAATAATCTGTCGGACGCCGGCTCTTCCGTCGTAGGGCTTGTGGGGGTAAGGATGGCCAGCAAGCCGGCGGATGAGGAGCATCCTTTTGGCCATGGAAGGATTGAATATATAGCGGCGCTTGTGGTATCCTTTCTGGTACTGCAGGTTGGATTTACATTTTTTAAGGATTCCATCCGCAAGATACAGAACCCGGAAGAGTTAAAATTCCAGGCAGTATCCGTCATCATACTGGTGCTGTCCATTGGCGTGAAACTGTGGATGGGCATGTTTAATAAGAAGCTTGGGAAGAAGATTGATTCCAAAGTGATGATGGCTACGGCTACGGATGCCATGGGAGATGTTGTGACGACGACCGCCACCATCGCGTCCGTTTTATTTTTCAGGATTACGGGAATCAATATTGACGGAATCGTAGGAATCGGCGTATCCCTGGTGGTAATGTGGGCCGGAATCGGCATTGCCAAAGATACTTTGGAGCCGCTGATCGGCGAGGCAGTAGCCCCGGAAGAGTATGTGAGGATCAGCAGATTCGTGGAAAAGTATGAGGGAATCGTGGGGAGCCATGACCTGATCGTGCACAATTACGGGCCAGGAAGGAGCATGGCATCCATCCACGCGGAGGTACCCAATGACGTGGACATCGAAGTGTCCCACGAGATCATAGACCGGATTGAGCGGGATGCGGCCAAGCGCCTGGGAATATTCCTGGTAATACATATGGATCCGGTGGAGACGAAGGACGAGCATGTGCTGGAAGTGCGGCATCAGGTGGAACAGATATTGGATGCAGTGGACTCACGCGTGTCCATCCATGATTTCCGCATGGTGGACGGCAAAGAGCAGATCAATCTGATCTTTGACATGGTGGTGCCCTTTGAGTACAGCACGCAGAAACAGAATGAACTGAAGATGACGCTTCGGAAGCTGCTTCAGATGGCAGATAAAAGATACCAGTGCGTTATCACCATTGAAAGGAGTTATGTAGCAAGTGCAAAGGGATAATCAATATACATTTAAAAGCAGGGTAAGATTCAGCGAGGTAGATCACACCAAACGGATCACGCTTCCAGGAATCGTAAACTACTTCCAGGACTGCAGCACCTTTCAGTCGGAAGGGCTGGGACTGGGAGTCGATCACTTCGCAAAGCATAAAAGGGCGTGGATCCTGTCCGCCTGGCAGGTCGTGATCGACAGATACCCTTTCCTGGGGGAAGAGATCAGCGTCAGCACCTGGGCTACCGAATTCAACGGCCTCTATGGGCTTCGTAACTTCTGTATGGAAGATGAAGGGCAGCAGATGACTGCCTGCGCCAACTCGGTATGGGTCTATATGGATATAGAAAAGGGAAGGCCGGCAAAGCCGGGAGAAGACGAGACGAAGGCATACGGAGAAGGGGAGCCTCTCAAGATGGAGTATGCGCCCAGGAAGATCGCGCTTCCAAAGGATGCAGAGCCTATGGATGCATTTCCGGTAAGGAAATATCATATCGATACCAATGAACATGTCAACAACTGTCAGTATGTGCAGATGGCTTTGGAAGTGCTGAAAGAACGGATGGAAGTACGGCAGCTGCGGGTAGAATACAAGAGATCGGCCGTATATGGGGATGTCATTTATCCCCGGACAGCGTATGAAAAAGACCGGACGGTAGTGGAACTGTGCGATGAAGCAGGAAAGCCCTACGCAGTCGTAGAACTAAAGTAAGGGCAAGGGCTTAAGAAGGAGGAAAGCATGACATTAGAAGAAGGATTAGGAACAAAAAAGACGCTTATGGTGGTAAAAGAGGTGGAATTCGGCGTATACCTGGGGAATAGCCAGGAGAAGGTACTACTGCCGAAAAAACAGGTGCCGGAAGGCGTGGAGGTGGGAGATCCGATCGAAGTATTCCTGTATAAGGATTCTTCGGACAGGCTGATCGCCACCACCAACGAGCCAAAGATCATGCTGGGAGAACTGGCAGTACTTACCGTTGCCGCGACGGGAGGAATTGGCGCATTTCTGGACTGGGGGCTGGAGAAGGATCTGCTGCTTCCCTTCCGGGAGCAGACGGCGCCGCTTAAGAAGGGGGACCAGATCCTGGTAGCCCTATATATCGACAAGTCGCAAAGACTGTGCGCCACCATGAAGGTCTACGAAAGGCTGCGTACGGATTCTCCTTATAAAGTGGATGACCAGGTGGAAGGAATCATCTATGAGTTAAGCGATAATTTCGGCGTATTCGTAGCAGTGGACAATCTCTATTCCGCGTTGATACCTAAGAGGGAAGCCTTTGGGAAGCTTAGAGTGGGAGACAGAGTAAAAGCAAGGGTTGTAAAAGTAAAAGAGGACGGAAAATTAGATCTCAGCGTGAGGGAGAAGGCATTTCTGCAGATGGATGTGGACGCGGACTTGATCATGAAGCGGATGGAAGAATATGGCGGAAGCCTGCCTTTTACCGATAAGGCAGACCCGGAACTGATCAAGAAGGAGTTTGACTTAAGCAAGAACGCGTTCAAGCGCGCAATTGGCCGCCTTTTAAAAGAGGGAAAGATAGAAATTCGTGAAAAAAGCATTGAAATCCTTAACAAATAGTTTATAATAAGGGGCGAAGGATTGAAAATTGGAAAGGAGATTGGTAGAAGATGAAAGTACAGAACATCACAGACGTAGATAAGTTTTTTAAGGTAGTTGACCAGTGCAAAGGCAGGGTCGAGTTAGTAACAGGCGAGGGAGACAGGCTGAACTTAAAGTCCAAACTGTCCCAGTATGTGTCTATGGCGAATATTTTCTCTAATGGAGAGATTCCGGAGTTAGAGATTATTGCATATGAGAAGGAAGATATCGACAAGCTGGTGAACTTTATGATCAATGGCGAGTAACAGGCCTGGGCTTGACGATGATATAAGCAGATAGCAGAAATGATTGCTGCCAATGGAAGAATTAATCCATTGGCAGTTTTTTTGTCTGCTTTTTAAATAATGAATGCTTAAGATTACTCCGGAGACTGGAGGACAGACCAGGTATCTACAGAGGCGGTAATCACTTCATCGATACGTCCCGCGTCCTTTGTCTCAATGATATCTACAATATTCTTGTGTACCTTATAGACAATGCCTCCATGCTGATGCTTATGCGTTGCCGTGATGGATGGCTCCATAAAGTCTATGACGAAATTATAGATCCGTTCCGCCAGCAGGTTGCAGGACGCCTTCCCGAGCAGTCGGTGGAATTCCAGGTCATTTTCCCTTAATTTTTCCGGATACGCGCCGAACTTCATCAACATGCCAAGCTCATCCAGATTATCTTTCAGCGCCCGTCTTTCACGCTGGTTCTCATCGTAATGCTTCAATATTAATTCCAGAATATTAATCTCGAATATATGGCGGAATTCGTAAATGTCGTCAATATTCGGATTCACAGTAAAAAAACTGAACAGAAAGGAATCCAGAATGCTGTTTGCCGGAGTCTCGCATACATAAGTGCCATTGCCGACACGGATATCGATCAGGCCAAAGGCAGAGAGTATTTTCATGGCTTCCCTTACAGAGCCGCGGCTTACCCCCAGGCCTTCGGATATTTCCAGCTCGCTGGGCAGCTTGTCCCCAGGCTTTAGCCGGCGGTCGATCAGCAGCTGCTTAATATTATTGACGACAATGTCAACTGCAGATTCGCGCTTGCTGGCTTTCTCATAGAAGATGGACATGGTTTACCTCCGATGTTTCTATTTTCGATGTATCTATATGTATTAATCTACCATAAACAAAGATAAAACGTCAAATGATTTATTGTAATATTATATTGAAAATATGACAATATTTTGCTTATAATTCGAAAATATATGAAAAATGCTAATTATTTGTCTCGAAAAATGAAAAGTATTGACAGATTATACAAAATGTGATATACATTAAACATCAAATGTTTAATTATATACAATAGAGAACAAAGTAGAAAAGGACTGTTTCAAGGAGGAGAAAAATGAAGAAAAAAATCGTGAGTATTCTACTGTGCCTGACGCTTGTAGCATGCATGGCAGCAGGATGCGGAGAAAAGAAGGCAGAAGATGGCGGCAAAAGCGAGGCAAAAAGCAGTGAGTCCAAGTCGGATGGAGATGCCGTGGTCAAAAAAGGAGATTATGTAATCGGCCTTTCAAATTCATACTTTGGCAATACCTGGAGAAAGCAGATGGTAGAAGCATTTACCAATTCAGCCGAGGAAGCCAAAAAAGCAGGATATATCTCTGACTATGAGATCCAGAATGGGGATAATACGGTGAATTCCCAGATTGCCCAGATTAACAGCTTTATATTAGAAGGCGTGGATGCCATCTGCATATGCGCGGCATCGCCAACGGCGCTTAACAGTACGATCCAGAAGGCTTTGGACGCTGGTATTACAGTCGTTGCCTTCGACTCTATCGTAGACTTGGATGGCGTATATACAATGGACTATCCTTGGGAGCAGATCGGCAAGGACAGCGTGAATTATGTTGGAGAGCAGCTGGATGGCAAAGGAAACGTGGTAGTCGTAAGGGGCGTCTCAGGCGCTGCTCCTGACCAGGGAATATATGCCGGCATCACAGAGGCGATGAAAGACTATCCTGATCTAAAGATCGTGCAGGAAGTGATTGGCGAGGCCAGTGCAACAAAGACCCAGGAAGAACTGACAAAGGTCATGGCTTCTCTTCCTGACGTGGATGCAGTAATTACCCACTGCGGCGGCGATGCCATCGGCGCGGTAAATGCATTTGACCAGTCCGGCAAAGATATGCCTATCATTATTGGAGATAACACGGCGGAATATATTAACTGGTGGCTTGAGCAGGACGGATATGAGACTCTCAGCCAGGGCTCCACGCCAGGCTGCGGCGCGGCTGCGTTCTGGACCGCGCTGGATATCCTCAACGGATATGATGTACCGGAAGAGATGATGTTAAGCGTACCACATATAACCAAAGACAATGTAGGCGAATATAAAGGAATGAAGGCCGGAACCTTCGTATCACCTGACTTTACAAACGAATACGTAATCGAGAATATCATTGACGCATCTAAATAGAAGGACGGTGAACGACTTGAGGGAAATCTTTCTTGAAGGAAAAGACCTGTTGAAGGTGTATGGCCCTACAACAGCCGTTAATCATCTGGACATCAATGTCTACCAGGGCGAGGTTCTAGCCCTGGTAGGCGGAAATGGTGCCGGAAAGAGCACGCTGACAAAGATACTATCGGGAGTCATTAGCAGCGACTCCGGAAGCATTAAGATTCTTGGAGAAGAGATCAATCTGAATAAATACACGCCTGCCACAGCACGTTCAAAGGGAATCCGGGTGGTGCATCAGGAACTGTCCTTATGCAAGAATCTGACAGTATACGAAAATTTCTATATTGAGCAGTATCAAAGATTTCAAAAAGGGAACCCAAAGTGGAGAGATGAAGCGAGAGAAATGGCCAGGCAGGCGCTTGACCGGGTGTTCCCGGATCACGGAATTGATGTAGGGGCAGGACTTGCGACTTTAAGCATTGCCCAGCAGCAGATGGTGGAGATCGCAAGGGCAACCAGCGATCCGGATGTCAAGATGATGGTGCTGGATGAGCCGACTTCATCTCTTCCGGCAAGACAGACGGAACAGCTGCAGGATTACATCAAGAAGAGCGCCAGGGAACAGAAGATTGCCTATATCTACATATCCCACAGATTGAAAGAGATCATGTTTCTGGCTGACTATATATACATTATGCAGAATGGGGCCCAGAAGTATCAGTGCCCCATAGGTGAGACGGATGAAGACGATATTGTGGAGCGTATGGGGGATGGAGCGGTTGAGAAGAAGGCAGGGATATTTCTGGCTCCTGAACTGAACAAGAATACCAGGGTGAGTTTTCACGATTATTCTTCCAAGCATTTAAAGAATGTGACAAAGGAAATGTACGGCGGAGAGATCGTTGCTATTACCGGATTAGAAGGCAATGGGCAGCTGGAGCTGATCCAGGAGATCTTTTACCAGGCAAAGAAGAAAAGGCCCGGGCTTCAGATCAGTGGAAAAGTAGCTTATGTTGCCGGAGACAGGAAGAAGGAAGGCATCTTCCCGCTGGGATCGATCAAAGACAATATGATTGTCTCCAAGATCGCGGATTCTGCGCTGTTTAAGCCCATATCCATGGGAAATGTAGATCAGGCGGTCACGCACTGGAACCAGAGGCTAAAGACAAAATGCGCGTCTACCGATGACCTTATCACGATGCTGAGCGGGGGCAACCAGCAGAAGGTGCTGATTGGCCGGGCGCTGGCTGTAGATGCGGATATTATTTTGCTGGATGATCCGACCCGGGGCGTAGATATCGGGACGAAGCTGGAATTGTACGAAGTATTCCGGGAGGCAGCCAAGGCGGGAAAACTAGTCATCTGGAAGACCTCGGATGACGCGGAACTGGAATATTGCACCCGCCTGCTGGTTATGAATAATGGGACAATTGCCGGGGAGTTCAGCCATGAAGAATTTGATCATTCTTCCATGCTTAAAGTCGCTTTCCGTAACAATAAGGAGAAGGCGGACAACCTGGAGAAAAGGAAGGCCAAGACACCCAGGCTTTATTTATTTTCACTGATTTCCATGCTTGTCCTGTATATGGTCTGCGGGTTCATGTCTCCTTCTATTTTCTCTAAGTTCGGGGTTGAACTTCTGGCGGTAGGCTTTGCGCCATTCGTGTTTGCGGCCTTGGCCCAGACATTTATCATCGGCCTTGGGCATATCGACTTGGGAGTAGGGGCGTTCATGGGGCTTGTGAATGTCATCTGCGCCACGATTCTGGATCAGAGCACCGGCCTTGGGCTTCTGTGCCTGGCAGGCCTGATTATTGCATACTCCTGCATGGGACTCGTGATATACCTGCGGGATGTGCCGCCAATCATCGTGACCTTGGGCATGTCTTTTGTATGGACGGGAATCGCATATGTGCTGCAGGACGTTCCAGGGGGACATGTTCCGGAATGGATGGTCCATATATTTAACTTCAACAACCCAATTCTGCAGGGCGTGCTGGTATGGCTGGTTCTATTTATCGTAGCAGCGATATTCATATACCGCTCCAGATATGGCACGGCTCTCCGGGGATTTGGAAACAATGAGAATGCAATGCGCAACAGCGGATGGTCTAAGGCGAAGGCATACTGGACCACCTACATGATCGCGGGAACCTTTGCGGCCATGGGGGGAATTGCCCAGTCTGTGATCACGGGCGCATCCGACGTTAATGCATCTGCTACATATACCATGCTGACCGTGGCAGCCGTAATTATCGGGGGCGGCTACTTCTCCGGAGGCGTGGTGACGCATATAGGCGCGGTATTCGGAGGCATCTCCCTTACCATGATCAGCGTGCTTCTGGGCCTTCTGAAGGTCAGCACGGATTATACCGCGACAATCCAGGGGCTTGTCCTGATTATCATATTGTCTTTAAGACTGATTAGAAAGGAGAAGCTGCAGTGATGAAAAAGGTAAAAAAATATATTCGAGAAAATAACTGGCTGTGGGCGGCAGCAGGCGCCTTTCTGCTCTGGCTGATCATGGGGCTTACGTCCGGCAGGCTGAATGTGGAGAGTTTCCTTTCCAATGCGTATATCGCCTCTTTTCTGGTCATCTTGTCTTTTGGACAGATGCTGGTAGTGACATCCGGACGAGGCGCCATTGATTTGTCCATCCCGGGCGTACTTACGCTGATGGCTTTTATATCCATGAGCATTATGGACGGGGAGGATAAGAATGTCCTTCCGGCAATTCTGGCAGTGATCGCGGTGGCCGCGGTGATCGGAATCCTGAACGGGCTTATGGTAATCTATCTCCAGATACCGGCAATCATCGCCACCATGGCAATGAACTATATCCTGACCACGGCAGCCCTCCT
This genomic interval carries:
- a CDS encoding ATP-binding cassette domain-containing protein, producing MNDLREIFLEGKDLLKVYGPTTAVNHLDINVYQGEVLALVGGNGAGKSTLTKILSGVISSDSGSIKILGEEINLNKYTPATARSKGIRVVHQELSLCKNLTVYENFYIEQYQRFQKGNPKWRDEAREMARQALDRVFPDHGIDVGAGLATLSIAQQQMVEIARATSDPDVKMMVLDEPTSSLPARQTEQLQDYIKKSAREQKIAYIYISHRLKEIMFLADYIYIMQNGAQKYQCPIGETDEDDIVERMGDGAVEKKAGIFLAPELNKNTRVSFHDYSSKHLKNVTKEMYGGEIVAITGLEGNGQLELIQEIFYQAKKKRPGLQISGKVAYVAGDRKKEGIFPLGSIKDNMIVSKIADSALFKPISMGNVDQAVTHWNQRLKTKCASTDDLITMLSGGNQQKVLIGRALAVDADIILLDDPTRGVDIGTKLELYEVFREAAKAGKLVIWKTSDDAELEYCTRLLVMNNGTIAGEFSHEEFDHSSMLKVAFRNNKEKADNLEKRKAKTPRLYLFSLISMLVLYMVCGFMSPSIFSKFGVELLAVGFAPFVFAALAQTFIIGLGHIDLGVGAFMGLVNVICATILDQSTGLGLLCLAGLIIAYSCMGLVIYLRDVPPIIVTLGMSFVWTGIAYVLQDVPGGHVPEWMVHIFNFNNPILQGVLVWLVLFIVAAIFIYRSRYGTALRGFGNNENAMRNSGWSKAKAYWTTYMIAGTFAAMGGIAQSVITGASDVNASATYTMLTVAAVIIGGGYFSGGVVTHIGAVFGGISLTMISVLLGLLKVSTDYTATIQGLVLIIILSLRLIRKEKLQ